The window AGACTTTCCCGGATTCTCGTGCGGTTCCATTTCCGATACGCTCTACCGCTTCGACGTGTCGGAGAGCACCATTCGTGAAGTTGCAAAAATGCCACGACCGCGATACCGTCACGCCGCCTTTGGAATCCAAGGCCGACTGTGGTTGGTTGGTGGACGGGATTTGAATGATGACATCGTGGTGGAAGTCGATGTGAGTACAGCTACTGTGCGTGGTAGAACCTTGCTATTCATACCGTCATGGCTTCCCTCCGTGCTCGTGGCGCAGATTTGTGATTGCTGTCTTGCGTTGATTCTTTTTTTTACCTACGTCTCGCTTTCTCACCCGTATACTGGTTGCCGTTGTTACTTGCTGACTGTCCTTGGTGTTGCTCGATCCAGTCGTACGATACCGCTACTGATACTTGGACGACATTTACGGATCTTCCCGTCTCGCTCGCTACGAGTGATGTGGGAGGTTTCAGCCACGGCGACTATGGCTACATCGTCGGTGGATATAGTCAGGATTACAAGGCACAGGCCACGACCTGGCGGCTCTTGACCACCGCCGCACTCGTCAATAACTCCTTGGCGAACGACGATGCGGTCGAAATCGTCAATGGCCTGGCGGAAGCTCGTGGAGACGTGGCCGCGGCCTTTGACAACAACTTTGGCTACGTTTCGGGTGGCTTCACGGACGTGAACAAGTTTTGCGAGCCGCTCGCTTCCGTGTCGGCCTACAGCTTTGACTCCGGAGAATGGAGTAGCCTGCCCGATTTGGCCTTTGCCCGGGGCGACAAGGGACTGGCAGCGTTTGACGGACACATCTACGCCCTAGGTGGAGAACGACAAATTGAAAACATTTGTGCGGTGACCGCCGATACACCCGATCCGGGGGATTTGACCGTGGCGGTGGACGTAGCGGAACGTTTCGATCTGGGTGAAGGGAACACCGAATGGACCTTATTGGACGATTTGCCCATTCATCGATTCCGATTTGCTGCCGTAGCAGTTCCTGCTCGACACGAAGTTCTCACGTTCGGTGGTCAACAGGCGTACAATGCGGACTGTCAGTGTTTGGCTGCAACGACGGATATCGTTCAGTACAAGGAAGTTCCCCAGGAAAGCGGAACTTCGGATGCTGGACATGGTTACTGGCTGCTGCCGATGAAAATGATTGTGTTTGCGATTACGTATATGACATTGATTGCGTAGTAGAATTCTCGTTTGTTTGGAATGTTACTGGCCATACCGAGAAAGTTTCTTATATGTGAAACGACACAAACAGCGCTATCGGTATGTACTCGCAAACAAGACAATTTTTGTTAGTTGATTGGGGGCtagctcactgtcagtttgaAGCCATTTTAAGAGTACAAAGCATTTGACTGTAGCATAATAAATTTGTGCAACAAATTCTCTTGCATGTAAGGTAATGCCCCGTTTGGATACACGCCTACGGATGCATTGCTATGCGTCATCGGAACAATGAAGGGCGATATAACACTCCCATTTCTCTCAAAACGCACACTATTTGAATTATAGCTAGCAAAACTGATGAGAAAACTGACAGTAACCAATCTTCTCGGGCAAATCGCTAAATGTCGTTCTCCGGAGTGTTTGCATTTCGTGCTGCTCCGAATGCTACTGCCGCAATCCACCGAGCCCAATCATACCGCTTGAAAGCGTCTACAAGTCCCATACATCCACTGCTGCGTTAACATCATCATCGCTGCGGAAATCGGCTGAAGATGTCGCACTCGCAAGCGTGGCTTTTGAAGGACT is drawn from Phaeodactylum tricornutum CCAP 1055/1 chromosome 25, whole genome shotgun sequence and contains these coding sequences:
- a CDS encoding predicted protein, yielding MRLAVVSATGTLGFCRLFLGILQAAILASLTFAHADDIGDNSIFQSTMLEAQLPKPLSDMTATYLGSSDDGVYIAGGCDDPNGNVFVDDPDFPGFSCGSISDTLYRFDVSESTIREVAKMPRPRYRHAAFGIQGRLWLVGGRDLNDDIVVEVDSYDTATDTWTTFTDLPVSLATSDVGGFSHGDYGYIVGGYSQDYKAQATTWRLLTTAALVNNSLANDDAVEIVNGLAEARGDVAAAFDNNFGYVSGGFTDVNKFCEPLASVSAYSFDSGEWSSLPDLAFARGDKGLAAFDGHIYALGGERQIENICAVTADTPDPGDLTVAVDVAERFDLGEGNTEWTLLDDLPIHRFRFAAVAVPARHEVLTFGGQQAYNADCQCLAATTDIVQYKEVPQESGTSDAGHGYWLLPMKMIVFAITYMTLIA